One window of the Crateriforma spongiae genome contains the following:
- a CDS encoding S41 family peptidase — translation MESNSGIERFLTRWQRGRLLVLAATGFVALATLGGPIATVVADDPAAVASADSADDEQQVLTKGYELERQRMWADAVQHYESALRQLPDSRVVYQRLLISRLRYDVHRRYTDHSFLASVRDLSTAQALDLYSETLANLQTHYVETVDWSRVLLHGTAALEVALDEERFINSNLPGVDREAIEQFRLNVHRELRGRSTQTRFDLRAAVSFVANLAHERIGLSGTATSLEFLSGAISTLDPYTRLLSGSQLDEMFSNIEGNFVGLGVELKPADDHLQIVSVIPGGPADEAGVLAGERIVRVADAETNVVDPDFAADLLRGPENSVVSISVTDTAGRRRDLQITRRRVDVPCVENVHLVDVTNRVGYFRLTNFQKTTRREVEQAVIALQGQGMRSLIMDLRGNPGGLLTAAVEVADRFLSDGAIVTTRGRNAKENFDYRAHRSGTWNFPLVVLIDGNSASASEIFAGAMSDRGRAVVVGSTSYGKGSVQGVFRMRSAKFGLCLTTAKFYSPSGRAISQNGVRPHAEVSDRHITGRPDDQGHIIGDDEDAVLQHGIAQLAGHGGNLVSSRPSR, via the coding sequence ATGGAATCAAATTCGGGTATCGAACGCTTTTTGACTCGCTGGCAACGCGGCCGGCTGTTGGTGTTGGCCGCCACGGGATTCGTGGCTTTGGCGACACTCGGCGGACCGATTGCCACCGTGGTTGCGGACGATCCCGCGGCGGTTGCCTCCGCTGATTCAGCGGACGATGAACAGCAAGTCCTGACCAAGGGCTATGAACTGGAACGGCAACGCATGTGGGCCGATGCGGTTCAGCATTATGAATCCGCGCTGCGTCAATTACCCGACAGTCGCGTGGTGTATCAGCGATTGCTGATCAGCCGTCTGCGTTACGACGTTCATCGTCGATACACCGATCACAGTTTCTTGGCCAGTGTTCGTGACCTTAGCACGGCGCAGGCATTGGATCTGTATTCCGAAACGCTGGCGAACCTGCAAACCCACTACGTCGAAACGGTGGACTGGTCACGCGTATTGCTGCACGGCACCGCGGCGCTGGAGGTGGCATTGGATGAAGAACGATTCATCAACAGCAATCTTCCGGGCGTCGATCGTGAAGCCATCGAACAGTTTCGTTTGAATGTGCACCGTGAACTTCGCGGTCGCAGCACCCAAACACGTTTCGACTTGCGTGCCGCCGTGTCGTTTGTTGCCAACTTGGCGCATGAACGGATCGGATTGTCGGGAACGGCAACGTCGCTGGAATTTCTGTCGGGTGCCATTTCGACGTTGGATCCCTACACACGATTGTTGTCGGGATCACAGCTGGATGAAATGTTTTCCAACATCGAAGGCAACTTTGTCGGCTTGGGCGTTGAACTGAAACCGGCCGATGATCACTTGCAAATTGTCTCGGTCATTCCGGGTGGACCGGCCGATGAAGCCGGCGTGTTGGCTGGGGAACGGATCGTTCGCGTTGCCGATGCGGAAACGAATGTGGTCGATCCCGATTTCGCCGCCGACCTGCTGCGTGGCCCCGAAAACTCCGTCGTATCGATCAGTGTGACCGACACCGCGGGCCGTCGGCGTGATCTGCAAATCACCCGTCGCCGTGTGGATGTGCCTTGCGTGGAAAACGTTCACTTGGTCGACGTGACCAACCGAGTCGGCTATTTCCGGCTGACCAATTTTCAAAAGACGACCCGACGCGAAGTCGAACAAGCGGTGATCGCGCTTCAGGGCCAAGGCATGCGTTCGCTGATCATGGATCTGCGGGGTAATCCGGGCGGTTTGTTGACCGCGGCCGTCGAAGTCGCTGACCGTTTCCTCAGCGACGGTGCGATCGTGACCACGCGTGGTCGCAATGCAAAGGAAAATTTCGATTACCGGGCACACCGCAGCGGCACTTGGAATTTTCCGCTGGTCGTCCTGATCGATGGCAATAGTGCCAGTGCCAGTGAGATTTTCGCCGGTGCCATGTCCGACCGAGGTCGTGCCGTGGTGGTCGGATCAACCAGCTATGGCAAAGGCAGCGTCCAGGGCGTGTTCCGGATGCGTTCGGCGAAGTTTGGACTTTGCTTGACGACCGCCAAGTTTTATTCGCCCAGCGGTCGTGCGATCAGCCAAAACGGCGTCCGACCGCACGCCGAAGTCAGCGACCGACACATCACCGGACGTCCGGACGACCAGGGGCACATCATCGGTGACGATGAAGACGCAGTGCTGCAACACGGCATCGCACAACTGGCCGGCCACGGCGGCAACTTGGTCAGCAGCCGTCCGTCACGCTAA
- a CDS encoding YkgJ family cysteine cluster protein, whose translation MPESDRSNSDSPAPWYADGLRFTCTQCGYCCSGDPGFVFVNHDEIRGMAGAMDLDVDAFEEQFVRRVGRRRSLKEYADGDCILLDPKTRRCMVYQSRPIQCRTWPFWSSNLVSPDDWRETCAECPGAGTGQLYSLDQIETAKNAKRV comes from the coding sequence ATGCCCGAATCCGATCGCAGCAATTCCGATTCGCCCGCCCCCTGGTACGCCGATGGCCTGCGATTCACCTGCACGCAATGCGGGTACTGTTGCAGCGGTGATCCCGGGTTCGTCTTCGTCAATCATGACGAAATTCGTGGCATGGCCGGCGCGATGGATCTGGATGTCGACGCCTTCGAAGAACAATTCGTTCGCCGCGTCGGACGTCGTCGCAGCCTGAAAGAATATGCCGACGGCGATTGCATATTGCTAGATCCCAAAACGCGTCGCTGCATGGTTTACCAAAGCCGACCGATTCAGTGCCGGACGTGGCCGTTCTGGTCCAGCAATTTGGTTTCGCCAGACGACTGGCGGGAAACCTGTGCCGAATGTCCCGGCGCGGGGACCGGCCAGCTGTACTCGTTGGACCAGATAGAAACGGCCAAAAACGCCAAACGCGTCTGA
- a CDS encoding HU family DNA-binding protein, with the protein MTKKDIVRTISEEVGLTQQQTKEIVQKTFDAIVDCLVRDQRIELRNFGVFEVKPRAARKARNPRTGQQVDVPSKHVVTFKPGKFMEARVRELDQCAAQKAAEATAGDDNRPEPNVHPDAAPNASAGRPTGRWDDLSDPQ; encoded by the coding sequence GTGACCAAAAAAGACATCGTGCGAACGATCTCCGAAGAGGTTGGGCTGACTCAACAACAGACCAAGGAAATCGTCCAGAAAACGTTCGATGCGATCGTCGACTGTCTGGTTCGGGATCAAAGGATTGAACTGCGGAACTTCGGCGTGTTCGAAGTCAAACCGCGGGCGGCCCGCAAGGCGCGCAATCCCAGGACCGGCCAACAGGTTGACGTTCCCAGCAAACACGTGGTGACCTTCAAGCCCGGCAAATTCATGGAAGCACGCGTCCGAGAATTGGACCAGTGTGCCGCTCAGAAAGCCGCCGAAGCCACCGCCGGTGACGACAACCGCCCCGAACCAAACGTCCACCCCGATGCGGCACCGAACGCATCGGCGGGGCGACCGACCGGTCGCTGGGATGACCTTTCCGATCCACAGTAA